A single genomic interval of Bacillus smithii harbors:
- the gyrB gene encoding DNA topoisomerase (ATP-hydrolyzing) subunit B, which yields MDKNEQNSQSYDASQIQVLEGLEAVRKRPGMYIGSTSSKGLHHLVWEIVDNSIDEALAGYCSEINVIVEEDNSITVIDNGRGIPVDIQEKMGRPAVEVIMTVLHAGGKFGGGGYKVSGGLHGVGASVVNALSTELEVFVHRDGNIYYQKYRRGVPVEDLKTIGHTNRTGTTVHFKPDPEIFTETTVFDYDVLATRIRELAFLNRNIKITIEDRREGQKRKNEYHYEGGIKSYVAHLNRTKEVLHEEPIYVEGLKDDIQVEIALQYNEGFSSNIYSFANNIHTYEGGTHESGFKTALTRVINDYARKNGLIKDSDQNLSGEDVREGLTAIVSIKHPNPQFEGQTKTKLGNSEARTVTDALFSEHFETYLLENPSVARKIVEKGLMAARARLAAKKARELTRRKSALEVSSLPGKLADCSSRDPSISELFIVEGDSAGGSAKQGRDRHFQAILPLRGKILNVEKARLDKILSNNEIRMIITALGTGIGEEFDISKARYHKVVIMTDADVDGAHIRTLLLTFFYRYMRQIIEAGYVYIAQPPLYKVSQGKRIEYAYNDRQLDEILSSLPESPKPGIQRYKGLGEMNPEQLWETTMDPETRAMLQVSLEDAIEADETFEMLMGDKVEPRRQFIEENALHVKNLDV from the coding sequence ATAGATAAGAACGAACAAAATTCTCAATCGTATGATGCTAGCCAAATCCAGGTATTAGAAGGTCTGGAAGCTGTAAGAAAACGACCTGGTATGTATATTGGATCAACAAGCAGCAAAGGTCTTCACCACTTAGTCTGGGAAATCGTTGATAATAGTATTGACGAAGCACTTGCCGGATATTGCAGTGAAATCAATGTCATTGTTGAAGAAGACAACAGTATAACGGTGATTGACAACGGCCGCGGTATCCCAGTGGACATTCAAGAAAAAATGGGCCGTCCGGCAGTAGAAGTCATTATGACCGTTCTTCATGCCGGCGGGAAATTCGGCGGAGGTGGGTATAAAGTATCCGGGGGCCTTCACGGAGTTGGTGCTTCCGTTGTTAATGCCTTATCCACTGAACTGGAAGTGTTTGTCCATCGGGATGGCAATATTTATTATCAAAAATACCGGCGCGGTGTCCCAGTAGAAGATTTGAAAACGATCGGTCATACCAATCGAACGGGAACAACCGTTCATTTTAAGCCAGACCCGGAAATTTTTACGGAAACCACCGTGTTTGATTATGACGTATTAGCGACAAGAATTCGTGAACTTGCTTTTTTAAACCGGAATATCAAGATTACCATCGAAGATCGCCGTGAAGGGCAAAAAAGAAAAAATGAATATCATTACGAAGGCGGAATCAAGTCTTATGTCGCTCATTTAAATCGTACCAAGGAAGTACTTCATGAAGAACCCATTTATGTTGAAGGTTTAAAAGATGATATTCAAGTAGAAATTGCCTTGCAATACAACGAAGGTTTTTCCAGCAATATTTATTCATTTGCCAACAACATTCATACGTATGAAGGCGGAACTCATGAATCTGGTTTTAAAACAGCCTTGACTCGAGTAATCAATGATTATGCCCGCAAAAACGGACTGATAAAAGATTCGGATCAAAATTTATCAGGAGAAGATGTCAGAGAAGGGCTGACCGCCATTGTTTCCATTAAACATCCAAATCCTCAATTTGAAGGTCAAACGAAAACAAAATTAGGAAATTCAGAAGCTCGCACCGTTACGGACGCTCTTTTCTCTGAGCATTTTGAAACCTACCTACTTGAAAACCCATCCGTGGCCAGAAAAATCGTAGAAAAAGGATTGATGGCGGCGAGAGCGCGGCTGGCAGCTAAAAAAGCACGTGAATTGACAAGAAGAAAAAGTGCATTGGAAGTTTCCAGTTTACCGGGAAAACTTGCCGACTGTTCTTCACGCGATCCATCCATCAGCGAATTGTTTATTGTGGAAGGGGACTCGGCAGGAGGATCTGCCAAGCAAGGCCGCGATCGTCATTTCCAAGCCATTTTGCCTTTGAGAGGAAAAATTTTGAACGTGGAAAAAGCGCGGTTGGATAAAATTTTATCCAACAATGAGATCAGAATGATCATTACCGCTTTAGGCACCGGAATCGGGGAAGAATTCGATATTTCAAAAGCCCGCTACCATAAGGTGGTCATCATGACGGATGCCGATGTAGACGGTGCTCATATCCGTACGTTATTATTAACCTTTTTTTATCGTTATATGCGCCAAATCATTGAAGCGGGCTATGTTTATATAGCACAGCCTCCTTTATATAAAGTTTCTCAAGGAAAGCGAATTGAGTATGCATATAATGATCGGCAATTGGACGAAATTTTATCCAGTCTTCCAGAAAGTCCAAAACCAGGCATTCAACGTTATAAAGGTTTAGGGGAAATGAATCCGGAACAATTATGGGAAACAACAATGGATCCTGAAACAAGAGCAATGCTTCAAGTTAGTTTGGAAGATGCCATAGAAGCTGACGAAACATTTGAAATGCTGATGGGAGACAAAGTAGAACCGCGCAGACAATTTATTGAAGAAAATGCTTTGCACGTAAAAAATCTAGATGTTTAA
- the dnaN gene encoding DNA polymerase III subunit beta: MKFVIQKDRLVQSVQDVMKAVSSRTTIPILTGIKIVADHRGVSLTGSDSDISIESFIPTVEEDDQIATIQESGAVVLQAKFFSEIVKKLPLDTVEIEVTNKSNYQTVIRSGQAEFNLNGLDPDEYPHLPQIEDGKVFQLPADLMKTIIRQTVFAVSTSETRPILTGVNWKVEGNELICVATDSHRLALRKAAVETEFEEAYSVVIPGKSLSELSKILDDSSDPVEIVFMENQVLFKMKHILFFSRLLEGNYPDTSRLIPTESKTTIELNTKEFLQAIDRASLLAREGRNNVVKLSTVEQNEIEISSNSPEIGKVIELVKSQRIEGEELKISFSAKYMMDALKALEGTEIRIQFTGAMRPFVIRPIMDDSILQLILPVRTY; the protein is encoded by the coding sequence ATGAAATTCGTCATTCAAAAAGACCGTCTTGTTCAAAGTGTTCAAGATGTAATGAAAGCAGTTTCCTCACGAACAACAATCCCCATATTAACTGGTATAAAAATTGTAGCCGATCACAGAGGAGTTTCTTTAACAGGGAGCGATTCCGACATTTCCATTGAATCTTTTATTCCTACGGTAGAAGAAGATGATCAAATAGCGACTATACAAGAAAGCGGCGCTGTTGTTCTACAAGCTAAATTTTTCAGTGAAATCGTCAAAAAGCTGCCGCTCGACACAGTGGAAATTGAAGTCACCAATAAAAGCAATTACCAAACTGTCATACGGTCAGGGCAAGCGGAGTTCAATTTAAACGGATTGGATCCTGATGAATACCCGCATTTGCCGCAAATCGAAGATGGGAAAGTCTTTCAATTGCCGGCGGATTTAATGAAAACCATTATTCGGCAAACTGTTTTTGCAGTGTCCACGTCAGAAACACGTCCAATCTTGACAGGTGTCAACTGGAAAGTGGAAGGAAATGAACTTATTTGCGTAGCCACGGATAGCCATAGGCTTGCGCTGAGAAAAGCGGCTGTAGAAACTGAATTTGAAGAAGCATACAGCGTGGTGATCCCGGGAAAAAGTTTAAGCGAATTAAGCAAAATTTTAGATGATTCATCGGATCCAGTAGAAATTGTGTTTATGGAGAATCAAGTTTTATTCAAAATGAAACATATTTTATTCTTTTCAAGATTGCTGGAAGGGAATTATCCGGATACATCTAGACTGATTCCTACCGAAAGCAAAACCACCATTGAATTAAATACAAAAGAGTTTTTGCAAGCTATTGACCGCGCTTCTCTCCTTGCAAGAGAAGGACGAAATAATGTTGTCAAGCTATCCACCGTAGAACAAAATGAAATTGAAATTTCTTCTAATTCTCCTGAAATCGGGAAGGTCATTGAATTGGTAAAAAGCCAGCGAATTGAAGGGGAAGAGCTAAAAATCTCATTTAGCGCCAAATATATGATGGATGCTTTAAAAGCGTTGGAAGGCACCGAAATTCGTATTCAATTTACGGGAGCTATGCGCCCCTTTGTGATAAGACCTATTATGGATGACTCAATTTTGCAGCTTATTTTGCCGGTGAGAACGTATTAA
- the remB gene encoding extracellular matrix regulator RemB gives MYLHVGDDCIIHAKDIVAILDRKGSDIPSLLQYWNRTGKIPKSSVLPPDCKSIVITTEQIYFSPFASGTLKKHLTRINGHSVFNF, from the coding sequence ATGTATTTGCATGTAGGAGATGATTGCATAATACATGCAAAAGATATTGTGGCCATTTTGGATCGGAAAGGTTCGGATATTCCCAGCCTTTTGCAGTATTGGAATAGAACGGGGAAGATCCCGAAATCATCGGTTTTGCCTCCTGACTGTAAATCGATCGTCATTACAACGGAGCAAATCTATTTTTCACCGTTTGCCTCAGGTACTCTGAAAAAACATTTAACCCGCATAAATGGTCATTCAGTTTTTAATTTTTAA
- the yaaA gene encoding S4 domain-containing protein YaaA has product MAEKVFIDTDTITLGQFLKLINVISTGGMAKWFLSENEVYINGELDQRRGKKLKPGDTVVIPSVGEFVITRT; this is encoded by the coding sequence ATGGCAGAAAAGGTTTTTATCGATACAGACACCATTACTCTTGGACAATTTTTAAAATTGATCAATGTGATTTCTACGGGTGGAATGGCTAAATGGTTTTTGAGTGAAAACGAAGTGTATATAAACGGAGAACTGGACCAACGGAGAGGGAAAAAATTAAAACCAGGCGATACCGTTGTCATTCCTTCCGTCGGTGAATTTGTCATTACACGAACTTAA
- the recF gene encoding DNA replication/repair protein RecF (All proteins in this family for which functions are known are DNA-binding proteins that assist the filamentation of RecA onto DNA for the initiation of recombination or recombinational repair.), whose product MYMKELVLENFRNYESLQLTFDNKVNVILGENAQGKTNVLEAIYVLAMAKSHRTSNDKDLIRWDEEYAKIEGRVEKRHTSIPLELTISKKGKKAKSNHIEQQRLSQYVGNLNVVMFAPEDLHLVKGSPQVRRRFIDMEIGQISPVYLHDISQYQKVLQQRNHYLKQLQANKQHDKTMLEVLNEQLITLAVKIVQKRFEFIRLLEEWAQPIHSGISRGLEKLKIDYRPSIDVLEDDDWSKMVEVFEEKISSQKEREIERGVTLIGPHRDELVFMVNGKNVHTFGSQGQQRTTALSVKLAEIELICSEIGEYPVLLLDDVLSELDDFRQSHLLNTIREKVQTFVTTTSTDGIHHQTLKEADTFHVMAGRVSKQDGG is encoded by the coding sequence ATGTACATGAAAGAGCTGGTATTGGAAAATTTTAGAAATTACGAATCTTTGCAATTAACTTTTGACAATAAGGTGAATGTGATACTCGGGGAAAATGCCCAAGGAAAAACAAATGTACTCGAAGCGATTTATGTATTGGCGATGGCTAAATCCCATCGCACGTCAAACGATAAAGATTTGATTCGCTGGGATGAAGAGTATGCTAAAATAGAAGGTAGAGTGGAAAAACGGCATACCTCGATTCCATTAGAATTAACGATTTCAAAAAAAGGGAAAAAAGCGAAATCCAATCATATTGAGCAGCAAAGATTAAGTCAATATGTTGGAAATTTGAATGTCGTGATGTTTGCTCCTGAGGATCTTCATTTAGTCAAAGGAAGCCCGCAAGTTAGACGCCGTTTTATTGATATGGAGATCGGACAAATCTCTCCTGTCTATTTACATGATATTAGTCAATATCAAAAAGTTTTACAGCAAAGAAATCATTATTTAAAACAGCTGCAGGCTAATAAGCAGCACGACAAAACGATGCTGGAAGTTTTGAATGAACAGTTAATTACGTTAGCGGTAAAGATTGTTCAAAAACGTTTTGAGTTTATCCGGCTTTTAGAAGAATGGGCTCAGCCGATTCATTCCGGAATCTCCAGAGGACTTGAAAAATTAAAAATCGATTATCGTCCGTCTATCGATGTATTAGAAGATGACGATTGGTCAAAAATGGTAGAAGTATTCGAAGAAAAAATTTCTTCTCAAAAGGAGCGGGAGATTGAGCGCGGGGTCACGTTGATAGGCCCTCACCGGGATGAATTGGTTTTTATGGTGAATGGAAAAAACGTTCATACCTTTGGATCGCAAGGACAGCAAAGAACGACAGCTCTTTCTGTAAAATTGGCGGAAATTGAGTTAATTTGCTCGGAAATCGGCGAATACCCTGTGCTGCTTTTGGATGACGTTTTATCGGAATTGGATGATTTTAGACAGTCGCATTTGCTGAACACCATTCGCGAAAAAGTTCAGACATTTGTCACTACAACTAGTACAGACGGCATTCATCATCAAACGTTGAAAGAAGCAGATACTTTTCATGTGATGGCCGGCAGGGTGTCAAAACAAGATGGAGGTTAA